A DNA window from Hydractinia symbiolongicarpus strain clone_291-10 chromosome 6, HSymV2.1, whole genome shotgun sequence contains the following coding sequences:
- the LOC130647874 gene encoding uncharacterized protein LOC130647874 has translation MDLRAPAKKDKFDAFKGNSLVKSSSSKSRNNFSRLNLHTSSKNLMEKYTFDDLWRGSVSNLMSSENITEDLIKESIKELESAMQESKRMLTERDDEITRLREFIENNKLEKERHDNDDKTEELEKLQKSIVELECEISELKIKHARELDAIQKQNSFSLPSNSRNDIPECTCYCGRVCKALHDLCETKKCLETTKAKYDNLKKRVREFRKQAEDHRNASQLDYEEEKATSCAIQ, from the coding sequence ATGGATTTGCGAGCTCCAGCAAAAAAAGATAAGTTCGACGCATTCAAAGGTAACTCCCTAGTTAAATCGAGCAGCTCAAAAAGCCGAAATAACTTCAGTCGACTGAATTTACATACGTCGAGTAAGAATTTAATGGAAAAGTATACCTTTGATGATCTTTGGAGAGGATCCGTGAGTAACTTAATGTCCTCAGAGAATATTACCGAAGATTTGATTAAAGAAAGCATCAAAGAACTTGAAAGTGCGATGCAGGAATCGAAACGTATGTTAACCGAAAGAGACGATGAAATAACACGTTTACGAGAGTTTATCGAGAATAATAAACTCGAAAAGGAAAGACACGACAATGATGACAAAACTGAGGAGCTCGAAAAATTGCAAAAGAGTATTGTCGAGTTAGAATGTGAAATTAGCGAGTTGAAAATTAAACACGCGCGCGAGTTAGATgctatacaaaaacaaaattcgtTCTCGTTGCCGTCAAATTCAAGAAATGATATCCCAGAATGCACTTGTTACTGTGGGAGAGTCTGTAAGGCTTTACACGACTTATGTGAGACGAAGAAGTGCTTAGAAACAACAAAAGCTAAGTATGACAATTTGAAAAAACGTGTTCGTGAATTTCGTAAACAAGCTGAAGATCACAGAAACGCTAGTCAGCTGGATTATgaagaagaaaaagcgacaagCTGTGCAATCCAATAA
- the LOC130647363 gene encoding uncharacterized protein LOC130647363, which translates to MRLLWLVAVLCLWCAYAEEKAGTTWNRIYGGLKVVSTGQAGVWGVNKHNYIYFRHGTYLHGPISRYPSTDSKWTRISGGLKEISSGYDIVWGVNRHDHIFVRRGISKTRPGGTNWQRIGGLLKQVSVSPRTNNVWGVNRRDQIFYRNGANPLNPVGKSWRHISGGLKYVSVGDSGVWGVNSRNQIFYRKGTRGGHSAGTGWQRITGSLKQIHSGHDIVWGVNKHDHIFIREAVSAKHPTGLRWRRIGGGLKYVSVSSYDGSVWGVSKFDHIFYRRGARLVNVGYTPWTRMSKCSRTCGGYRYRYRYCVRYSPGCGRALCLGKTVLKYPCSNSCYPKWPQDFKWSYAGPIKNRKCVQIIEPSDPHTWRDNFLCWLKRRYNPGFRWSYAGLIRGMRCTQVIEPSDPHTWRDNYFCVPTRSPYHFRWSYAGPIRGLSCIRFLEPSDPHTWRDNYLCHRRM; encoded by the exons ATGCGATTGCTGTGGCTTGTTGCTGTGCTGTGTCTCTGGTGTGCATACGCAG AAGAAAAAGCTGGCACTACTTGGAATCGGATATATGGCGGATTAAAAGTTGTGTCGACCGGCCAAGCAGGTGTGTGGGGCGTAAACAAACACAACTATATTTACTTCAGACACGGAACATATTTACATGGACCAATATCACGATATCCTTCGACAGATTCCAAGTGGACGCGTATTA GTGGTGGCTTAAAGGAAATTAGCTCAGGCTACGATATTGTATGGGGCGTAAACAGACACGATCATATATTCGTGAGAAGAg GTATTTCAAAGACTCGTCCTGGTGGAACAAATTGGCAACGAATTGGAGGTTTGCTAAAGCAAGTAAGTGTGAGTCCTCGAACGAACAATGTGTGGGGCGTAAACAGACGTGATCAGATCTTCTACAGAAATGGTGCAAATCCCCTAAATCCTGTTG GAAAATCATGGCGACATATTTCCGGTGGCTTAAAATACGTATCTGTTGGAGACTCTGGTGTATGGGGAGTTAATAGTCGTAATCAAATATTTTATCGTAAAGGCACTAGAGGTGGTCACAGCGCTG GTACTGGTTGGCAGCGCATTACAGGATCATTAAAACAAATACATTCTGGACACGACATAGTGTGGGGAGTCAACAAACACGATCACATATTTATAAGAGAAG CTGTCAGCGCAAAACACCCGACCGGTTTGCGTTGGAGAAGAATTGGTGGTGGACTGAAGTATGTATCAGTGAGCAGCTACGATGGTAGTGTATGGGGAGTGAGCAAGTTTGATCATATCTTTTACAGACGGGGTGCCAGACTTGTTAATGTCGGATACACGCCTTGGACCCGTATGTCTAAATGCAGTCGTACTTGTGGTGGATACCGATATCGATATAGATACTGTGTAAGATATTCACCTGGCTGTGGAAGGGCATTGTGTCTCGGAAAAACTGTGTTAAAGTACCCATGCAGTAACTCTT GTTATCCAAAATGGCCGCAGGATTTTAAATGGAGTTATGCTGGGCCAATCAAGAATCGTAAATGCGTCCAGATAATCGAGCCATCGGATCCACATACCTGGAGAGACAATTTCCTTTGTTGGTTGAAAAGGCGATACAATCCTGGGTTTAGATGGTCATATGCAG GACTTATTCGTGGTATGAGATGCACTCAAGTTATCGAACCTTCAGATCCTCATACATGGCGTGACAACTATTTTTGCGTGCCAACAAGATCTCCCTATCATTTCAGATGGTCATACGCTGGACCAATTAGAGGATTGTCTTGTATAAGGTTTTTGGAACCATCTGATCCTCACACGTGGCGCGACAACTATTTGTGTCATCGCCGAATGTAA